In Thermovirga sp., the genomic stretch CCCCAGTGATATCCGCTCCCCACCGGCGGCGGACACTCTCGATGGAGCTCCGGAAGCCTTCATCGGGGGTCCTGTCGCAGCGGCAGGACTCATTGGCAATAGGAATAATCCTGTCCTTATCCTCTACCAGGTATACCGCCCGAAAGGAGCACCTCTCGTGCTCGCAGCGGGAGGGCTTGAAATGGGAGACCTGGATCATCCCCCTGGTCTGCTCCTCCAGGTTTCTCATTAGTCTCGGAAGGGTAAGGCGTTTTCTGTCTTCCGGCGGTTCCGGATATCGTCCGAAATAGCTCATGGGCTGAAAGTGAACCCCTCTGACGACGGGAAACCGTTCGAGACCGAAGCGGACTATATCTCCCATCTCCCCATCGTTGACACCCCCGGCAAGAGTTGGCACCAGGACAACACCTAACCCGGCCTTTCCGCAAGAACGGACCGCTTCTTCCTTCACCGCCCGGAGGGGTCTTCCCCTTAGTGACAGGTGAGTAGATTCGCGCAGGCCGTCAAACTGCAGAAAAACCCATCCAAGACCCGCCTCTTTCAGTTTTTCCGCATAGCCCGGCTCCTCGGCAATTCGCAGCCCGTTGGTGTTGAGCTGGATCCCGGTGAAATCCAGGCCTGAGGCGAGACGGAGCAGTCCGGGAAGGTCCTCTCTCAAAGTGGGCTCTCCTCCGGATACCTGCAGAATGGATCGGGGAGCTTTTTCGCTTGCCTTCTTCAGAAGACCGCAAATAAACTTGAAATCGGGTTCAACGGGACTCCCTGCGTCGGCGAAGCAGACCGGGCATTTCAACTGGCATCGCTCGGTGACCTCGATCAGGACGGCACAGCTTTTCTGCCTGTGATCCGGGCAGAGACCGCAACCTCCCGGACAGTCCCTTGGAGGTGCATCCTCAGGACCCGAAAGAGGAAAGCGTGAAGAGGTCCAGTCCTCCAGGGCGGGTTCCCCTTCCCACACCAGGCATGTGAATTCTCCGTGATCAGGGCACTTTTTGACGAGATAAACAGAGCTCCCCCGGCGTTCAAGGGTTGCCGATACCTGCTCCAGGCATATAGGGCAGACGCTGTGGGTTTTCCTCAGGGTAGCCATCAGGGTGGACATCCTTCCCTCACATCGACACCATGTTCCTCAAGAAGCCTGATGGTCTTGACCAGCGTTTCGAGAACGAGGGGAAAGCACTGTTGCATGCCAGCATCGAGATCGTCTCCCAAGATCTCCCTGCAGGAGATGCCTCCCCCTGCCCCGCTCCAGTTCTCCCGAAACCAGCAATAAAGTTCCTCGATCATCGTGACGAGGCCAGGGTCCTTTTCCTCACCTTGGGTCCCTTT encodes the following:
- a CDS encoding radical SAM protein, translating into MATLRKTHSVCPICLEQVSATLERRGSSVYLVKKCPDHGEFTCLVWEGEPALEDWTSSRFPLSGPEDAPPRDCPGGCGLCPDHRQKSCAVLIEVTERCQLKCPVCFADAGSPVEPDFKFICGLLKKASEKAPRSILQVSGGEPTLREDLPGLLRLASGLDFTGIQLNTNGLRIAEEPGYAEKLKEAGLGWVFLQFDGLRESTHLSLRGRPLRAVKEEAVRSCGKAGLGVVLVPTLAGGVNDGEMGDIVRFGLERFPVVRGVHFQPMSYFGRYPEPPEDRKRLTLPRLMRNLEEQTRGMIQVSHFKPSRCEHERCSFRAVYLVEDKDRIIPIANESCRCDRTPDEGFRSSIESVRRRWGADITGEDPKEQPGMGIEEVFERFIRLHRRGSFSVSAMAFQDAENLDLERLRFCCIHVAAPDGDLVPFCAWNLTSRDGKSLHRRR
- a CDS encoding C_GCAxxG_C_C family protein, giving the protein MGDLERAVMGWAQEGFCCSQIMTLAGTALTGRDNRDLTAAMSGLCRGVYSGLGTCGALTGACCLLGFYVGKGTQGEEKDPGLVTMIEELYCWFRENWSGAGGGISCREILGDDLDAGMQQCFPLVLETLVKTIRLLEEHGVDVREGCPP